A section of the Clostridium felsineum DSM 794 genome encodes:
- a CDS encoding glycoside hydrolase family 1 protein, giving the protein MGVKFPEGFLWGGATAANQFEGAYNEDGKGLSIQDIMPKGIRGPITDEPTSDNMKLVGIDFYHRYKEDIKLFAEMGFKTFRLSIAWSRIFPNGDDKEPNEKGLQFYDNVFDELAKYGIEPLVTISHYETPLALAKNYDGWTDRRLIGFFENYVRTIFTRYKGKVKYWLTFNEINSALHAPYMSAGIWTPKEKLSKQDLYQAMHHELVASALAVKIGHEINPEFKIGCMILGVPNYPLTSKPSDVLKAMNQDRENLFFADVHARGKYPKYMDRLFKENNVKIKMEPGDEEILKNTVDFISFSYYMSSCATSDPEKNKEGAGNIISGVPNPYLKASEWGWQIDPEGLRYILNLLYDRYQKPLFIVENGLGAVDALIIDENGNKTVNDDYRINYLNDHLVQVGEAIQDGVELMGYTTWGCIDLVSASTAELKKRYGFIYVDRHDDGSGSLERYKKKSFYWYKEVIATNGASLKK; this is encoded by the coding sequence ATGGGAGTTAAATTTCCAGAAGGATTTTTGTGGGGAGGAGCTACAGCTGCTAACCAATTTGAAGGAGCATATAATGAGGATGGTAAAGGCTTATCTATTCAAGATATAATGCCCAAAGGTATAAGAGGACCTATAACTGATGAGCCAACATCAGATAATATGAAGCTTGTAGGTATAGATTTTTATCATAGATATAAAGAAGATATAAAATTATTTGCAGAAATGGGTTTTAAGACTTTTAGACTTTCTATTGCGTGGTCTAGAATATTTCCAAATGGTGATGATAAAGAACCTAATGAAAAAGGCTTACAATTTTATGATAACGTGTTTGATGAACTAGCTAAATATGGTATTGAACCTTTAGTTACAATTTCACATTATGAAACACCGCTTGCACTTGCTAAAAATTATGATGGATGGACTGATAGAAGATTAATAGGTTTTTTTGAAAATTATGTTAGAACAATATTCACTAGATACAAAGGCAAAGTGAAATATTGGCTTACTTTTAATGAAATAAATTCAGCACTTCACGCTCCTTATATGAGTGCTGGTATATGGACACCAAAAGAAAAGTTAAGCAAACAAGATTTATATCAAGCTATGCATCACGAGTTAGTTGCTAGTGCTCTTGCAGTTAAGATAGGTCATGAAATAAATCCGGAATTTAAAATAGGATGTATGATTCTTGGAGTACCAAACTATCCTTTAACCTCAAAACCAAGCGATGTGCTTAAAGCAATGAATCAAGATAGAGAAAATCTTTTCTTTGCAGATGTTCATGCAAGAGGAAAATATCCAAAGTATATGGATAGATTATTTAAAGAAAATAATGTGAAAATAAAAATGGAACCAGGCGATGAGGAAATATTGAAAAATACAGTAGACTTTATTTCTTTTAGCTATTACATGAGTTCTTGTGCTACGTCTGATCCAGAAAAGAATAAAGAAGGTGCAGGAAATATTATTTCTGGAGTACCAAATCCATATTTAAAGGCTTCAGAATGGGGATGGCAAATAGATCCAGAGGGTTTAAGATACATATTAAACCTATTATATGATAGATATCAAAAACCTTTATTTATAGTTGAAAATGGTTTGGGTGCTGTAGATGCGTTAATAATAGATGAAAATGGTAATAAAACTGTAAATGATGATTATAGAATTAATTATTTAAATGATCATTTAGTTCAGGTAGGAGAGGCAATACAAGATGGTGTTGAACTTATGGGATACACTACTTGGGGATGTATAGACTTAGTAAGCGCGTCTACTGCTGAACTTAAAAAGAGATATGGCTTTATATATGTTGATAGACATGATGATGGAAGTGGAAGCTTAGAAAGATATAAGAAAAAGAGTTTCTACTGGTATAAAGAAGTTATAGCTACTAATGGAGCTAGCTTAAAAAAATAA
- a CDS encoding Na+/H+ antiporter NhaC family protein: MEIFLGFLLSFFLLILSVIKNIFIGYALIGCWVIFTLIAIKKGYRIKEIIKMSYNGGREAFIVIKILLIIGGVIGIWMASGTIASIVYYCLKFLNPSLFILFSFLICCSVSFLIGTSLGSISVVGIPLMIIARSGHVNLNIVAGAIIAGVYFGDRCSPMSSSAALVANLTKTNLFTNMKNMIYSSIIPFSLSLFFYYILSIYEPLKNMNNNLSYKILGSFDVNFIILFPAIIILILSIFKVKIYFSAPISILIASIVAVHFQHYNIKDVLQFIILGFNTNNHSSLHAILKGGGIVSMLKPSLVMFVSCSLSGIFKGINIFDSFKKAIINKSLNKHKLFSVISIVSIITAAFGCNQTISSVMTNEIMKDCYKNTSKYRFALDLENSGILIAALIPWNIAALVPTTTLNVSAIKYIPFAFYLYILPIIYFIYLRFSNKFLKTNLNLQ, from the coding sequence ATGGAGATTTTTTTAGGATTTTTACTTTCATTCTTTTTATTAATATTAAGTGTAATAAAAAATATATTTATTGGTTATGCGTTGATTGGATGTTGGGTAATTTTCACGCTAATTGCAATAAAAAAAGGCTATAGAATAAAAGAAATAATAAAGATGTCTTACAATGGAGGAAGAGAGGCTTTTATAGTTATAAAAATTCTCCTTATAATTGGCGGCGTTATTGGAATATGGATGGCCTCAGGAACAATAGCTTCAATAGTATATTACTGCTTAAAATTCTTAAATCCATCATTATTTATTCTTTTCTCTTTTCTGATTTGCTGCTCAGTCTCATTTTTAATAGGTACTTCTCTAGGCAGTATAAGTGTAGTTGGAATACCATTAATGATAATAGCGCGAAGTGGACACGTGAATTTAAACATAGTAGCTGGAGCTATTATTGCTGGAGTTTATTTCGGAGATAGATGTTCTCCAATGTCTAGTAGTGCAGCACTTGTTGCTAATTTAACTAAAACAAACCTGTTTACTAATATGAAAAATATGATTTATTCTTCAATAATACCTTTTTCACTTTCTTTATTTTTTTATTACATTTTATCTATATATGAGCCACTTAAAAACATGAATAATAATTTATCCTACAAAATTTTAGGATCATTTGATGTGAATTTTATTATTTTATTTCCTGCTATAATTATATTGATACTCTCAATATTTAAAGTAAAAATTTATTTTTCTGCGCCTATCAGTATCCTTATAGCTTCTATAGTTGCCGTACACTTTCAACATTATAATATTAAAGATGTGCTTCAATTCATTATTTTAGGCTTTAATACAAATAATCATAGCTCACTACATGCTATATTAAAAGGTGGCGGTATTGTTTCAATGCTGAAACCAAGTTTAGTAATGTTTGTTTCCTGCTCTCTTTCTGGTATTTTTAAGGGAATAAATATATTTGATAGCTTCAAAAAAGCAATTATAAATAAAAGTCTAAATAAGCATAAGCTGTTTAGTGTAATTTCTATAGTTAGTATAATAACTGCAGCCTTTGGCTGTAATCAAACAATTAGTTCTGTTATGACTAATGAAATTATGAAAGATTGTTACAAAAACACTAGTAAATATAGATTTGCACTTGATCTCGAAAACTCTGGAATATTAATTGCAGCATTGATTCCATGGAATATTGCTGCACTTGTACCAACAACAACTTTAAATGTAAGCGCCATAAAATATATTCCTTTTGCCTTTTATTTATATATATTACCTATTATATATTTTATATATTTAAGATTTTCTAATAAATTTTTAAAAACAAATTTAAACCTGCAATAA
- a CDS encoding DUF2752 domain-containing protein, which produces MKNIKVIEYIKFGLAMVVLYAFFSLVGIGCPIKFLTGISCPGCGMTRAWIRLLHLDIKGAFYYHPLFFVPAIYIFIFLFKEKIPNKIYKILIGIAVVLFITVYIFRVLNPDGTVISINIKNGFIYKIFKLI; this is translated from the coding sequence ATGAAAAATATAAAAGTTATTGAATATATTAAATTTGGACTTGCTATGGTTGTATTATACGCATTTTTTAGTTTAGTTGGAATAGGATGTCCTATTAAATTTTTAACAGGTATTTCATGTCCGGGATGCGGTATGACTAGAGCTTGGATTCGGTTACTACATTTGGATATTAAAGGTGCATTTTATTATCACCCTTTATTTTTTGTGCCTGCAATTTACATTTTTATATTTTTGTTTAAAGAGAAAATTCCTAATAAAATATATAAAATTTTAATAGGTATTGCAGTTGTTTTATTTATAACGGTATACATATTTAGAGTTTTAAATCCGGATGGTACTGTTATTAGTATAAATATTAAAAATGGTTTCATTTATAAAATTTTTAAACTAATTTGA
- a CDS encoding DUF4234 domain-containing protein, with product MLDTNKSIWKYALLGIITCGIYSYYTIYKVSQDVNVICDGDGRNTAGLIQFILLSIVTCGIYAWFWYYGVGNRLQENAPRYNLTFAENGTTVLMWMIFGSLICGIGFFVGFNVILKNTNRLALAYNAKQAN from the coding sequence ATGCTTGATACAAACAAATCGATATGGAAATATGCATTGTTAGGAATTATAACATGTGGAATATACAGTTATTACACTATATATAAGGTATCTCAAGATGTTAATGTAATATGTGATGGTGATGGAAGAAATACTGCCGGACTTATACAATTTATTTTATTATCAATAGTTACATGTGGAATTTATGCATGGTTTTGGTACTATGGAGTTGGTAATAGACTACAAGAGAATGCGCCACGTTACAATTTAACTTTTGCTGAAAATGGTACAACAGTACTTATGTGGATGATATTTGGAAGTTTAATATGTGGAATAGGATTCTTTGTTGGATTTAATGTTATACTTAAAAATACAAATAGATTAGCTTTAGCATATAATGCAAAACAAGCAAATTAA
- a CDS encoding beta-glucoside-specific PTS transporter subunit IIABC, producing the protein MDYSIVSKEILEKIGGEDNVISVTHCMTRLRFVLKNENNISDDEVKKIKGVMGVMRKGGQYQVIIGNDVSKCYKELLKLGKFDEDSKEEIPKEKKNIFSSILDVISGSMSATLPALMGAGMVKVLIVLLTTMGILSTQSQTYKILYALGDAAFYFLPMLLVISTSKKFNVNPYTLGAVVAVMVYPDFTKLLSSSHVAFLGIPVTAATYSYSVIPVIIMAWIMKYIESFVDKITPSVTKNFLKPMLIVLIAMPIAILAVGPIGYLLGKGLAGIMYAIQAKAGWIALPLMAAFMPLIVMTGMHWAFIPIVLVSLQNPGYETLVLVAMLPSNLAQGASTLAVALKSKNRDLKQVASASSFSALLAGVTEPAMYGVTLKYKKPLIASMIASGIAGIYAGIVSLKVYVYATPSIAAIVQFVNPKGGSNFINAIITGVIAMVLAFVLTWIIGFDDPVNEEDKEEIQEIENKLDKKNKEALVVAPIEGKAVALSQVDDVTFSEEIMGKGVAIIPSVGKVVAPVNGVVSALFETKHAIGITSEDGLEILIHVGLDTVNLGGKYFSAHVKKGNKIRVGDLLVEFDIDAIKKEGYDVITPVIVTNADSNVEVLSLVDRDVKVKDELIKVI; encoded by the coding sequence ATGGATTATTCGATAGTATCAAAAGAAATATTAGAAAAAATAGGCGGTGAAGATAACGTTATAAGCGTTACTCACTGTATGACAAGACTTAGATTTGTATTAAAAAATGAAAATAACATAAGTGATGATGAAGTTAAGAAAATAAAAGGTGTTATGGGCGTTATGAGAAAAGGCGGTCAATATCAAGTAATTATAGGAAATGATGTTTCAAAATGCTATAAAGAATTATTAAAACTAGGTAAATTTGATGAAGATTCTAAAGAAGAAATACCTAAAGAAAAGAAAAACATATTTTCAAGTATACTAGATGTTATCTCGGGAAGTATGTCAGCAACACTACCAGCTCTTATGGGTGCAGGTATGGTAAAAGTTTTAATTGTTCTTCTTACTACTATGGGAATTTTATCAACGCAAAGTCAAACATATAAAATATTATATGCATTAGGGGACGCTGCTTTTTACTTTTTACCAATGTTACTTGTGATTTCAACATCTAAGAAGTTTAATGTTAATCCATATACTTTAGGTGCAGTAGTAGCTGTTATGGTATATCCGGATTTTACAAAATTGCTGTCTAGTTCTCATGTAGCCTTCTTAGGTATACCAGTTACAGCAGCAACGTATTCCTATTCGGTTATTCCAGTTATTATTATGGCGTGGATAATGAAGTACATAGAAAGTTTCGTGGATAAAATTACACCATCTGTCACAAAGAACTTTTTAAAACCAATGTTAATAGTACTTATAGCTATGCCAATCGCTATATTGGCTGTTGGACCAATAGGATACTTATTGGGTAAAGGTTTAGCAGGAATTATGTATGCAATTCAAGCTAAAGCAGGCTGGATTGCTCTCCCACTAATGGCTGCATTTATGCCGCTTATAGTTATGACAGGAATGCATTGGGCATTTATACCTATAGTATTAGTAAGCCTACAAAATCCAGGATATGAAACTTTAGTTTTAGTTGCAATGCTTCCTTCTAATTTAGCTCAAGGAGCTTCAACTTTAGCAGTGGCACTTAAATCTAAAAATAGAGACTTAAAACAGGTAGCGAGTGCATCAAGTTTTTCAGCGCTTCTAGCAGGTGTAACAGAACCAGCGATGTACGGAGTTACTTTAAAATATAAGAAACCGTTAATAGCAAGCATGATAGCTAGCGGTATAGCTGGTATTTATGCAGGAATTGTATCATTAAAGGTTTATGTTTATGCTACACCATCAATTGCAGCAATAGTCCAATTTGTTAATCCAAAGGGTGGTTCTAATTTTATTAATGCCATAATAACAGGAGTTATTGCTATGGTTTTAGCGTTTGTGTTAACTTGGATAATTGGCTTTGATGATCCAGTAAATGAAGAAGATAAAGAAGAAATACAGGAAATAGAAAATAAATTAGATAAAAAAAATAAAGAAGCTTTAGTGGTAGCACCAATAGAGGGAAAAGCAGTAGCTTTATCACAAGTGGATGATGTAACCTTTTCCGAGGAAATAATGGGAAAAGGTGTAGCTATAATACCAAGTGTTGGTAAAGTAGTAGCACCAGTTAATGGAGTAGTATCCGCTTTATTTGAAACAAAACATGCTATAGGTATTACATCAGAGGATGGACTGGAGATATTAATACATGTAGGCTTGGATACAGTAAATTTGGGAGGCAAGTATTTCTCAGCTCACGTAAAAAAAGGTAACAAAATAAGAGTAGGAGATTTACTAGTTGAATTTGATATAGATGCAATTAAAAAAGAAGGATATGACGTAATAACACCAGTTATTGTTACTAACGCAGATTCAAATGTAGAAGTGTTATCATTAGTAGATAGAGATGTAAAAGTGAAAGATGAATTGATTAAGGTGATTTAA
- a CDS encoding DUF503 domain-containing protein — protein MRILIMRVTLRASWSHSLKEKRMVVRSIVQKLKNKFNISVAEVDNRDIHQSIIIGISAVCGDIGKVDSTMESIIDFIERNTDAEIIDIEKDDIVK, from the coding sequence ATGAGGATTTTAATTATGCGAGTTACTTTAAGGGCATCCTGGTCCCATTCACTTAAGGAAAAAAGAATGGTAGTTAGAAGTATAGTTCAAAAATTAAAAAACAAATTCAATATATCCGTAGCGGAAGTAGATAATAGGGATATTCATCAAAGCATAATTATAGGTATTTCAGCAGTATGTGGTGATATAGGTAAAGTAGATTCTACCATGGAAAGTATTATAGATTTTATAGAGAGAAATACAGATGCAGAAATAATAGATATTGAAAAGGATGATATTGTTAAGTAG
- the licT gene encoding BglG family transcription antiterminator LicT codes for MKIVKIINNNLIQSFDNTGKEVLVMGCGLGFKRRIGDEINKDKIEKVYALEDKNYSNKLIALLSDIPLEVIQTTNEIVSYAKYSLGKKLNDNIYILLTDHINFAIERVNKGFQYKNALLWEIKRFYNHEFLIGKEALQIIKKKLKIDLPEDEAASIALHIVNAQLNFNNVSETMDITKMIQRILNIVKFHYNLELDEYSLHYERFITHLKFFAQRIFNGSEIQDEDKKLYEIMRERCREAYLCAEKIKKYIKKEFKTELTNEEMMYLAVHINRITKQTE; via the coding sequence ATGAAGATAGTAAAGATAATAAATAATAATTTGATCCAATCTTTTGATAATACGGGCAAAGAAGTTCTTGTAATGGGATGTGGACTTGGTTTCAAAAGAAGAATTGGGGATGAAATTAATAAGGACAAAATAGAAAAGGTTTACGCTCTTGAAGATAAAAATTATTCTAATAAGCTAATAGCGTTGCTATCAGATATTCCGTTAGAAGTTATACAAACAACTAATGAAATAGTTTCATATGCTAAGTATTCACTTGGTAAAAAACTTAACGACAACATATACATACTTTTAACTGATCATATAAATTTTGCCATAGAGAGAGTAAACAAAGGCTTTCAATACAAAAATGCCTTATTGTGGGAAATTAAAAGATTTTATAATCATGAATTCTTGATAGGAAAAGAGGCTCTTCAAATAATAAAGAAGAAGCTTAAAATTGATTTGCCAGAGGATGAAGCGGCAAGTATTGCACTACACATAGTGAATGCTCAATTGAATTTTAATAATGTAAGTGAAACTATGGATATAACTAAAATGATTCAACGTATTTTAAATATAGTTAAATTTCATTATAACTTAGAATTGGACGAGTATTCGCTTCATTATGAGAGATTTATTACTCATTTAAAGTTTTTTGCTCAGAGGATATTTAATGGAAGTGAAATTCAAGATGAGGATAAGAAACTCTATGAAATTATGAGAGAGAGATGTCGTGAGGCATATTTGTGTGCAGAAAAAATTAAAAAATATATAAAAAAAGAGTTCAAAACAGAGCTTACTAATGAAGAAATGATGTATTTAGCGGTACATATAAACAGAATTACAAAACAAACTGAATAA
- a CDS encoding acid phosphatase — protein MKFKKTFLSIALTILISQGSSSVIFASSLSNSEISPHPNEYGYFVDTWQNNNTNNMNTNTNPAIGILSGYLKLWKPGSSWDNGTKLNSDILNLNIEKVIKITSDRTDAENNQAYLDDRRNQNYSVIDGLGEYTDAFIREAKAATTIPNNIPLDAVSVQYTDNGDENGNWAETTSNLGNMVKLVNTMRNSAASTTPAKNYYQYPRPWRWSSEVKVLPTLVPEKSSNPSSDGGFPSGHTNAATISALALAYAAPERYQEMLTRASELGNDRIIAGMHSPLDVMGGRVMATAIAASSLNNKNNEVVKNAAYNEAQTKLIVKENAVSKDRFSNYSENKKNYIERLTYGFPRIGDKNKPMVVPKGAEVLLETRFPYLSSDDRRWVLYTTGLPSGYPVLDDAEGWGRLNLYEAADGYGALVNNVTVNMEASKGGFNAEDSWRNDISGNGKLIKLGTGKLKLEGNNKYKGGTEIDGGDLEADSKKAFGHGDVVNNGGTVTKEVDKLSINGSYTQGDKGILEANLKDKNDMIKVKGRAVFNGTLKLNFSKGYVPVKEQTIITCNGYTDKFTSVVTTGLKSGYSVKVAYENNEIVLHFNENK, from the coding sequence TTGAAGTTTAAGAAGACTTTTTTGTCAATAGCTCTTACTATTTTAATATCTCAAGGTTCTTCAAGTGTAATTTTCGCTAGCAGTTTAAGTAATAGTGAAATTTCACCCCATCCTAATGAATACGGATATTTTGTAGACACATGGCAAAATAACAATACTAATAATATGAATACCAATACAAATCCAGCCATAGGTATACTTTCTGGATATTTAAAGCTTTGGAAGCCAGGTTCTTCTTGGGATAATGGCACAAAGTTAAATTCGGATATTTTAAATTTAAATATTGAAAAAGTAATAAAAATAACTTCAGATAGAACTGATGCGGAAAATAATCAGGCATATCTTGATGATAGAAGAAATCAAAATTATAGTGTTATAGATGGACTTGGAGAATATACAGATGCTTTTATAAGAGAGGCAAAGGCTGCAACTACAATACCTAATAATATTCCTTTAGATGCTGTGAGTGTTCAATATACGGATAATGGTGATGAAAATGGAAATTGGGCGGAAACAACTTCTAATTTAGGGAACATGGTTAAGCTAGTGAATACTATGCGCAATAGTGCAGCATCAACTACTCCTGCAAAAAATTATTATCAATATCCGCGCCCATGGCGCTGGAGTTCAGAGGTAAAAGTATTGCCAACGCTTGTCCCAGAGAAAAGTTCTAACCCAAGTTCTGATGGAGGGTTTCCAAGTGGGCATACCAATGCTGCAACTATATCAGCATTGGCATTAGCATATGCAGCACCAGAACGCTATCAAGAAATGTTAACACGAGCTTCTGAGCTTGGAAATGATAGGATAATTGCTGGAATGCATTCTCCATTAGATGTAATGGGTGGACGAGTTATGGCAACAGCTATTGCAGCCTCTTCCCTTAATAATAAAAATAATGAAGTGGTTAAGAATGCTGCTTATAATGAGGCACAAACTAAACTTATAGTTAAAGAAAATGCTGTTTCAAAGGATAGGTTTAGTAATTACTCTGAGAATAAGAAAAACTATATTGAAAGATTAACTTATGGATTCCCTCGCATTGGAGATAAAAATAAGCCTATGGTGGTTCCAAAAGGGGCAGAAGTTTTACTAGAAACACGTTTTCCTTATTTAAGTTCAGATGATCGTAGATGGGTACTTTATACAACAGGGCTTCCATCTGGTTATCCAGTGCTAGATGATGCTGAGGGTTGGGGACGCTTAAATCTTTATGAGGCTGCAGACGGATATGGAGCCTTGGTAAATAATGTTACAGTTAATATGGAGGCTTCTAAAGGTGGCTTTAATGCTGAAGACAGTTGGCGTAATGATATTTCAGGTAATGGTAAACTTATTAAATTAGGAACGGGAAAACTAAAATTAGAAGGAAATAATAAGTACAAGGGTGGAACGGAAATTGATGGAGGAGATTTAGAAGCAGATTCAAAGAAGGCTTTTGGTCATGGAGATGTTGTCAATAATGGTGGTACAGTTACCAAGGAAGTAGACAAATTATCAATTAATGGTTCATATACCCAAGGTGATAAAGGTATACTTGAGGCAAATCTTAAAGATAAAAATGATATGATTAAAGTAAAAGGAAGAGCAGTATTTAACGGAACTTTAAAACTTAATTTTTCGAAAGGATATGTACCAGTAAAAGAACAAACTATTATAACTTGTAATGGATATACTGATAAGTTTACATCTGTAGTAACAACGGGACTTAAGAGTGGATATTCAGTAAAGGTTGCTTATGAAAATAATGAAATTGTATTACATTTTAATGAAAATAAATAA
- a CDS encoding methyl-accepting chemotaxis protein — MEKDILQAFKYVLPLLNDLIQEEIATCIVNKDKIAIEVYKNEKVPINFNVGDLVPNDNPLVIAMEKGRVISAVVPKEAYGVAFKAIAYPVKNESGKVIGAIGVGKSIETQFQIENIAENLFSSLSQTSGAIDEITQGSQKLSSVIEDVLSEANDTNNKINETDSTIGSIKNIASQSNLLALNAAIEAARAGESGKGFSVVAQEMRKLSQNSSESAKKVSEMLIEMRNSIQSIINQINEVNVVAENHASATEEINATIDEITKSSETLVSQSKNI, encoded by the coding sequence ATGGAGAAAGACATTCTTCAAGCCTTTAAATATGTATTGCCATTATTAAATGATTTGATACAAGAAGAGATAGCTACATGTATAGTTAATAAAGATAAAATTGCCATCGAAGTATATAAAAATGAAAAAGTGCCTATAAACTTCAATGTTGGAGATTTAGTTCCTAATGATAATCCATTGGTTATCGCAATGGAAAAAGGAAGGGTAATTTCTGCAGTAGTTCCGAAGGAAGCATATGGAGTTGCATTTAAAGCTATTGCGTATCCTGTAAAAAACGAAAGTGGAAAAGTAATTGGAGCTATTGGTGTAGGGAAAAGTATAGAAACGCAATTTCAAATTGAGAACATTGCAGAAAACTTATTTTCCTCTTTAAGCCAAACTAGTGGAGCTATTGATGAAATAACGCAAGGATCTCAAAAGCTTTCTAGTGTAATTGAAGACGTTTTATCAGAGGCAAATGATACAAATAATAAAATTAATGAAACAGATTCTACAATAGGAAGTATTAAGAATATAGCTTCTCAATCTAATCTTTTAGCATTAAATGCAGCTATAGAAGCAGCAAGAGCAGGTGAATCGGGAAAAGGATTTTCAGTAGTAGCACAAGAGATGAGAAAATTATCTCAAAATAGTAGTGAATCCGCAAAAAAAGTTTCTGAAATGCTTATTGAAATGCGAAATTCTATTCAGTCAATTATAAATCAGATTAATGAAGTAAACGTAGTTGCTGAAAATCATGCTTCTGCTACAGAGGAAATAAATGCAACAATAGATGAAATAACTAAATCATCAGAAACACTTGTAAGTCAATCTAAAAACATATGA